The genomic window CTTTTCTTGAGCAGGGCGCGCACACGTTCCACTCTTTTTTTGAATGCCTCATCCTGCGCCAGTCGCTTTGCAACCCGGGTCAGGGTGGTGCTGACGGTGCTGTAGGTGCGCACGGACAGGGACTGTGCGATCTGCTGCAGCGGTTGCCCGCAAAGAGTGCGCAACAGATGCATGGTCACGTCGCGGGGTTCATTCGTGGCGCCCCGGCGGGAAACGGACAATGTCGCCTCTTCGGCTTCGTAGGCCGAGAGGACGGCGTCCAGGACTTCCCGCACCGTCGGAGCCAGATGCCGTGCGCTTGGCACTTCGCGATTGGTTTTGGCCAGGAAGAACCGGTCCTTGATCTTGCTGACAAATTCCTTCCCGCCCAGGAT from Deltaproteobacteria bacterium includes these protein-coding regions:
- a CDS encoding transposase, with amino-acid sequence ILGGKEFVSKIKDRFFLAKTNREVPSARHLAPTVREVLDAVLSAYEAEEATLSVSRRGATNEPRDVTMHLLRTLCGQPLQQIAQSLSVRTYSTVSTTLTRVAKRLAQDEAFKKRVERVRALLKKSQNET